A single region of the Deltaproteobacteria bacterium genome encodes:
- a CDS encoding addiction module toxin, HicA family yields the protein MKSRDVIRRLKKEGWFVVNTEGSHVQLKHPEKSGRVTVPHPKSDLPVGTLKSIERQAGISLK from the coding sequence ATGAAAAGCCGGGACGTTATTCGCAGACTCAAAAAAGAAGGCTGGTTCGTGGTCAACACCGAAGGTTCCCACGTCCAGCTCAAGCACCCCGAAAAATCGGGGCGGGTGACGGTTCCACATCCAAAATCGGACCTTCCCGTGGGCACGCTCAAGAGCATTGAGCGTCAAGCGGGTATCAGCTTGAAATAG